The Mycolicibacterium mucogenicum DSM 44124 genomic sequence GCGTCGTCGAACCGGAAGTCGGCGAGGGCCGAGAGGAACCGCGCGGTCCCGGCGACCACGCCGTATCGGCGCCCGAAGGGCAGTCGCCTGGCAAACACTTCGAATGACGCGCGGCGATGTGCGGTGCCGTCGCGCAGGGCGGCAGCGAGCATGGTGAGCTCGTATTTGTCGGTCAGCAACGCGGCGGTCACAGACCTCACCGTACTGGTTCTGCGAGCGGCAACCACCCGGCTATTCTGGGCTCATGGTTCTGGGTGCCAGCTCGTCGACGGTTGTCGCGCGGACGAGCCCGGCGACTGATGTCGAAGAGGTGGCCGGCCTGGACAGTCCGTGGGTGACCATCGTCTGGGACGACCCGGTGAATTTGATGACCTACGTGACGTACGTCTTCCAGAAGCTTTTCGGTTACAGCGAGATGCGTGCCACCGAGTTGATGATGCAGGTGCACACCGAGGGCAGGGCCGTCGTCTCGGCGGGCAGCCGGGAGTCGATGGAGGTCGACGTCACCAAACTGCACGCAGCCGGCCTGTGGGCAACCATGCAGCAGGACCGCTGAGCGGTGCGCAAGTGGAAGCGGGTCAACACGTCGTCGGGCGTGCGGATCAAGTCCGGTTTGGAAGCGCACGAGGTCACGATGTTGCGCAACCTGGTCGGCTCGCTCATCGAGATGCTCGACGACCGCGAATCCTCCTCACCGCGTGACGAACTCGCCGAACTGACCGGCATGAAGATCGGGCCGTCACAGGCGCCCGGCGACGACACCATGCGCCGGCTGCTGCCGGACTTCTACCACGATCCGGCCACGCATCCGGATGGTCGCGCCGCCGGTGAGAGCCTCAACGGTGCCCTGCGCAGCCTGCACGAACCCACCATCGTCGACGCCAAACGGCAAGCCGCCCAACGGCTTCTGGATTCGCTGCCGGACCCGGCCGGAAAATTCGAGCTGACCGAGGAACAGGCTGAGGCCTGGGCCGCCGCGATCAACGACGTCCGGCTGGCGCTCGGCACGATGCTCGACATCGGACCCGATGGGCCGCAACATCTTTCGCCGGACCATCCGATGGCCGGGCATCTGGAGGTGTATCAGTGGCTGACGTATCTGCAGGAGTACCTGGTGCTGAGCCTGCTGGACGAGCGGTGAGGGCTCCATCAGCGACGTCGCCGGCATCCTGGTCGGCAATCACGACCGCATCGAAGACGCCAGCCTGGGCGGCGGCTGGGCCACCGGCACCACCGTCGTCCTCGCCCCGCCGGGAACCATCGGCGCGGTCGACGTCCGCGGAGGAGCGCCCGGCACCCGCGAGACCGACCTGCTCGACCCGTCCAACAGCGTGCAGCACGTCGACGCGATCGTGCTCACCGGCGGCAGCGCGTTCGGGCTTGCCGCCGCCGACGGCGTCATGACCTGGCTGGAGGAGCACGACCGCGGGGTGAAGATGCCCGGCGGGCGGGTGCCCATCGTGCCGGGCGCGGTGATCTTCGACCTTCCGGTCGGCGCATGGGCGAACCGGCCGACGGCCGAGTTCGGATACCAAGCAGCGGCCCATGCCGGCACCGAGGTGCCGACCGGCAATGTCGGCGCGGGTGCGGGCGCGCGGGCCGGCGCGCTCAAAGGCGGTCTCGGCACGGCGTCGGTGACGCTCGACAACGGCGTCACCGTCGGCGCGCTCGTCATCGTCAACGCGGCGGGCCACGTCGTCGACCCGCAGACCGGCCTGCCATGGTCGGCCGACCAGATCGCGCGCTTCGGGCTGCAGCCTCCGCCGCCTGACCAGATCGAGGCATATGCGACGCGGGTGAAGAACCCGAAGCCGCTCAACACGACCATCGCCGTCGTCGCGACCGACGCCGCCCTCAGCCCGGCGGGATGCAAGAAGGTGGCCGTCGCCGCCCACAACGGGCTTGCCCACACCATCCGTCCGGCGCACACCGCCGTCGACGGCGACACCGTCTTCGCACTCGCGACGGGCCGCGTGCACATCGAGCCGGACCCCGCGACGCCCGAGCAGATGAACCCCGAGACGCGACTCATCTCCGAGATCGGGGCGGC encodes the following:
- the clpS gene encoding ATP-dependent Clp protease adapter ClpS — encoded protein: MVLGASSSTVVARTSPATDVEEVAGLDSPWVTIVWDDPVNLMTYVTYVFQKLFGYSEMRATELMMQVHTEGRAVVSAGSRESMEVDVTKLHAAGLWATMQQDR
- a CDS encoding DUF2017 domain-containing protein codes for the protein MRKWKRVNTSSGVRIKSGLEAHEVTMLRNLVGSLIEMLDDRESSSPRDELAELTGMKIGPSQAPGDDTMRRLLPDFYHDPATHPDGRAAGESLNGALRSLHEPTIVDAKRQAAQRLLDSLPDPAGKFELTEEQAEAWAAAINDVRLALGTMLDIGPDGPQHLSPDHPMAGHLEVYQWLTYLQEYLVLSLLDER
- a CDS encoding P1 family peptidase, producing the protein MSDVAGILVGNHDRIEDASLGGGWATGTTVVLAPPGTIGAVDVRGGAPGTRETDLLDPSNSVQHVDAIVLTGGSAFGLAAADGVMTWLEEHDRGVKMPGGRVPIVPGAVIFDLPVGAWANRPTAEFGYQAAAHAGTEVPTGNVGAGAGARAGALKGGLGTASVTLDNGVTVGALVIVNAAGHVVDPQTGLPWSADQIARFGLQPPPPDQIEAYATRVKNPKPLNTTIAVVATDAALSPAGCKKVAVAAHNGLAHTIRPAHTAVDGDTVFALATGRVHIEPDPATPEQMNPETRLISEIGAAAADALATAVMVGVLAAESIAEIPTYRDLLPGAFG